In Misgurnus anguillicaudatus chromosome 14, ASM2758022v2, whole genome shotgun sequence, the genomic window TAACCACAAGCTTCCCTACGTCCTCCACCTCCTCGATGACTTCCTCATCATCACACCTACATCCGCACCTCCACATTCAGGACTTTCCACCCTCGTCAAAGTGTTTTCTGAAATAGCTGTACCCCTTTCAAAAGAAAAGACCTTAGGGCCCTGCACCTCCATCGAGTTTTTAGGCATCACCCTAGACTCTATCTCTTTTCAAGCATCTCTACCTCTGGAGAAAATACAACGCATTGCATTGCTCCTATCAAACTACATTCTAGCAGACAGATGCACAAAGCAACAACTGCTAGCGCTCCTCGGCCACCTCAACTACGCCATCAGAATAATTCCCCAAGGAAAGTCCTTTATTTCCAACCTACTAGCAAAAGCAGCAACAATACCCTCTCTACATGATAAAATCACCTTGGATGAAGCTTGCAAAATGGAAATGCGGCTTTGGCAGCAATTCCTGTCTTCATGGAACAGCATATCCTTCTTTTATAACGACTACATCACACATCCAGAAGACATCCAGATGTACACAGACGCAGCGCCTTCCATCAGATTCGGCGGCTACTACAGCGGTCGCTGGTTCGCTTCTGAGTGGCCACCAGAGTTCAGCAATCTAATCCAGCAGTCAGATTTTCCCTCATCCGCACTTTACGAAATGTATCCCGTCATCATAGCGGCCATCCTTTGGGGGCACGAATGGTCCCGACATTCCATACTCATCCACTCCGATAACTCGGCAGTAGTCGAAATCATAAATAAAGGCAGATCCCGTTCCCTGGCTATCATGCAATTAGTCCGCAGACTGACACTTATATCAGCGAAACATCAGTTCATCATCAGAGCAGCACACATTCCAGGATACTGCAATAGCATAGCTGACTCATTGTCCCGTTTTTCTTTTCAGAAGTTCAGAATCTTAGCTCCAGAATCAGACATGCATCCCACGCCAGTTCCACCGTTTTCAGCCACCATCTTCAACTAAATCCACAGCTGGAAAACCTTTCACAAGCTTCGAGAGAAGCTATTCTCAATGGCCTTGCCCAGAGTACCCTCTCCGCTTACTTGACCGGTTGGAATTGTTTCAAGGCGTACCATTTCTTCTACCAACTCTCATTCCTTCTAATGAATGTTGGGTCCATCTGCAATTTCGTTACTCACGCCCATTCCTACCAAAACATCAGGGCTTCCTCCATTCAGACTTATCTATCTGGAATTAACTTCATTTACAAACTCGCCACTGGCGACCAATGCCAAACCATTTCTCACCCTCACGTATCTATGCTGATTAAAGGTCTACGAAAACAAGAACCAATCCCCAACGTTAAATGCCTGGCTTTAACTTCTGACCTCCTCAGCCAATGCATCTACACACTACGTTCTGGCTACTCAAGCCCATCGACCAACCAAACATTAGAATGCATGTTCCTTCTTGCTTTTTTCGGCTTCCTGAGATGCTCTGAATTCGCCCCGTCGACTTCAACCTTCGATCCAGCCATCCATCCCAGCCTCTCAGACATCACCACTCATACGTCAGATTCTCTGATCTATAACCTAAAGAGAAGCAAAACCGACCAACTTGGAGAGTCATTTCCAATA contains:
- the LOC129425761 gene encoding uncharacterized protein produces the protein MIGPLKEPPFSLFRISPIGIATRKYSGKKRLIIDLSSPHGTYVPSINSIIPAPDFSMKYASIEQAITLIRKAGHGAWLSKADITSAFKVLPIHPEFWRFFGIFWKGAYYFSVRLTFGCRSSPKIFDSLSEALCWILINNHKLPYVLHLLDDFLIITPTSAPPHSGLSTLVKVFSEIAVPLSKEKTLGPCTSIEFLGITLDSISFQASLPLEKIQRIALLLSNYILADRCTKQQLLALLGHLNYAIRIIPQGKSFISNLLAKAATIPSLHDKITLDEACKMEMRLWQQFLSSWNSISFFYNDYITHPEDIQMYTDAAPSIRFGGYYSGRWFASEWPPEFSNLIQQSDFPSSALYEMYPVIIAAILWGHEWSRHSILIHSDNSAVVEIINKGRSRSLAIMQLVRRLTLISAKHQFIIRAAHIPGYCNSIADSLSRFSFQKFRILAPESDMHPTPVPPFSATIFN